Proteins encoded in a region of the Brevefilum fermentans genome:
- a CDS encoding polysaccharide deacetylase family protein, whose protein sequence is MVFDGKIYFNYSLDCELPPEPPFGGPKTWEFAEESVTGFIEVMNDWGLLDGASLFVYPDVARRQSALYRQLANEGVEIALHLNGMRYSKMKTPAWLGSLSYEDQYEALRIAKEDLENVIGKACLGYRACYTSANDDTFPILEALGFLWTSTTAVGTYKPEIYACWKGGWPFPHYASRKSRLIPGDLKIYEIPKTRGRSVFFENNPDRPLDLRAETNPAIIGPDGEKFRMVIMENLEEMEKCNQPIRVIMSGSHNTGLFGDRNSLYYNNLRLFCQIARDCCEALSYEFIPSSFLSVACIAQKLDVF, encoded by the coding sequence ATGGTTTTTGATGGCAAGATCTACTTCAACTATTCATTGGATTGTGAATTGCCACCGGAGCCCCCGTTTGGCGGACCCAAAACCTGGGAATTTGCTGAAGAATCAGTCACAGGATTCATTGAAGTTATGAATGATTGGGGTTTGCTTGATGGTGCTTCTCTATTTGTTTACCCGGATGTTGCCAGGAGGCAGTCGGCACTTTATCGGCAACTGGCAAATGAAGGTGTTGAAATTGCGTTACATCTCAATGGTATGCGTTATTCGAAAATGAAAACACCCGCCTGGTTAGGGTCTTTATCCTATGAAGATCAATATGAAGCCTTACGCATTGCCAAAGAAGATCTCGAAAATGTGATAGGAAAAGCCTGCCTGGGTTACCGCGCATGCTATACCAGTGCGAATGATGATACATTTCCTATCCTCGAAGCACTGGGGTTTTTATGGACAAGCACAACAGCCGTTGGGACTTACAAACCCGAAATATATGCCTGCTGGAAAGGAGGTTGGCCATTTCCACATTATGCTTCGCGGAAAAGCCGGCTCATTCCAGGAGATTTAAAGATCTATGAAATCCCAAAAACTCGAGGTCGCAGTGTGTTTTTCGAGAACAACCCTGACCGCCCATTAGATTTACGAGCGGAAACCAACCCAGCAATAATTGGTCCTGATGGTGAGAAATTCAGGATGGTGATTATGGAAAATCTTGAAGAAATGGAAAAATGTAACCAACCCATTCGAGTCATTATGAGCGGGAGCCATAATACCGGTCTCTTTGGCGACCGAAATAGTCTTTACTACAATAACTTACGGCTCTTTTGCCAAATCGCCAGGGATTGCTGTGAAGCATTGAGCTATGAATTTATTCCAAGTAGCTTCTTATCGGTTGCGTGTATTGCTCAAAAGCTGGATGTTTTTTAA